One genomic region from Actinocatenispora thailandica encodes:
- a CDS encoding histidine phosphatase family protein, translated as MAILVLLRHGRTTANTEGVLAGWTPGVGLDDTGRAQATAAATRLGALPWRAVLSSPLQRCRETLQVVLGDRADVTPVTDERIGECRYGDWEGRPLKQLAKEPMWKVVQSHPSAAVFPGGEPLAATSARAVAAVREWDGRITAEYGPDALWLACSHGDVIKAIVADALGLHLDQFQRITAAPCSVTVIRYTPLRPFVVHLNDLGSDLSGLVPKKRRRRRPSSDAAVGGGAG; from the coding sequence ATGGCGATCCTGGTACTGCTGCGGCACGGTCGCACCACCGCCAACACCGAGGGGGTGCTGGCCGGCTGGACCCCGGGCGTCGGTCTGGACGACACCGGCCGCGCCCAGGCCACCGCGGCGGCCACCCGGCTCGGCGCCCTGCCCTGGCGGGCGGTGCTCAGCAGCCCGCTGCAGCGATGCCGGGAGACGCTGCAGGTGGTGCTCGGCGACCGCGCGGACGTGACCCCGGTCACCGACGAGCGCATCGGCGAGTGCCGGTACGGCGACTGGGAGGGCCGGCCGCTCAAGCAGCTGGCGAAGGAGCCGATGTGGAAGGTCGTGCAGTCGCATCCGTCCGCAGCGGTGTTCCCGGGCGGCGAACCGCTCGCCGCGACCTCGGCCCGCGCGGTCGCCGCGGTGCGCGAGTGGGACGGCCGGATCACCGCCGAGTACGGCCCGGACGCGCTCTGGCTGGCCTGTAGCCACGGTGATGTGATCAAGGCCATCGTGGCCGACGCGCTCGGCCTGCACCTCGACCAGTTCCAGCGCATCACCGCCGCACCCTGCTCGGTGACGGTGATCCGGTACACCCCGCTGCGGCCCTTCGTGGTCCACCTCAACGATCTCGGCAGCGACCTGTCCGGCCTGGTGCCGAAGAAGCGGCGGCGGCGCAGGCCGAGTTCGGACGCCGCGGTGGGCGGCGGCGCGGGCTGA
- a CDS encoding LLM class F420-dependent oxidoreductase: MRLGLNLGYWGAGNDPRAHLALAQEADRLGYSVAWAAEAYGSDSPTMLAWLAGQTERIDLGSAIMQIPARSPAMTAMTAATIDGISGGRFRLGLGVSGPQVSEGWHGVRFAKPLARTREYVDIVRLALHRKPVTYDGQFYQLPLPDGPGKALRLTVHPTREIPMYLAAVGPRNLELAGELVDGWLAVFLAPEFAAEQLKHVEAGRAKVGKTLAGFDVVPTVPVVVGDDAQVCAEPIRGYAALYVGGMGSREQNFYNRLAVRMGYEQAAAQVQDLFLAKKHREAMAAVPFEFIDRTSLLGSPERIADRLVGYAEAGVTTLTVAPYPPPGISEPAQILEHAIRTLRVLAEALDRAGVGA; encoded by the coding sequence ATGCGGCTCGGACTCAACCTCGGCTACTGGGGTGCGGGCAACGACCCGCGCGCCCACCTGGCCCTCGCGCAGGAGGCCGACCGGCTGGGTTACTCGGTCGCGTGGGCCGCCGAAGCGTACGGGTCGGACTCGCCGACGATGCTCGCCTGGCTCGCCGGCCAGACCGAACGCATCGACCTGGGCAGCGCGATCATGCAGATCCCGGCCCGCAGCCCGGCGATGACGGCGATGACCGCGGCCACCATCGACGGCATCTCGGGCGGCCGGTTCCGGCTCGGTCTCGGCGTCTCCGGGCCGCAGGTGTCGGAGGGCTGGCACGGGGTCCGGTTCGCCAAGCCGCTGGCCCGCACCCGGGAGTACGTCGACATCGTCCGGCTGGCGTTGCACCGCAAGCCGGTGACCTACGACGGGCAGTTCTACCAGCTGCCGCTGCCGGACGGCCCGGGCAAGGCGCTGCGGCTCACCGTGCACCCCACCCGCGAGATCCCGATGTACCTGGCCGCGGTCGGTCCGCGCAACCTGGAACTCGCGGGTGAGCTGGTCGACGGCTGGCTCGCGGTGTTCCTCGCGCCGGAGTTCGCCGCCGAACAGCTCAAGCACGTCGAGGCCGGCCGTGCCAAGGTCGGCAAGACGCTCGCCGGATTCGACGTGGTGCCGACCGTGCCGGTGGTGGTCGGCGACGACGCGCAGGTGTGCGCCGAGCCGATCCGCGGGTACGCCGCCCTGTACGTGGGCGGGATGGGCTCCCGGGAGCAGAACTTCTACAACCGCCTCGCGGTACGGATGGGCTACGAGCAGGCCGCCGCCCAGGTGCAGGACCTGTTCCTGGCGAAGAAGCACCGGGAGGCGATGGCCGCGGTGCCGTTCGAGTTCATCGACCGCACCTCGCTGCTCGGTTCGCCGGAGCGCATCGCCGACCGGCTCGTCGGCTACGCGGAGGCCGGCGTCACCACGCTGACCGTCGCGCCGTACCCGCCGCCCGGGATCAGCGAGCCGGCGCAGATCCTGGAGCACGCGATCCGCACCCTTCGGGTGCTGGCGGAGGCGCTGGACCGGGCCGGCGTCGGCGCCTGA
- a CDS encoding aldo/keto reductase, translating into MEQRALGRTGLRVSRVGLGTMTWGRDTDPDDAAAQLKSFVDAGGTLLDTADVYADGDAEQIVGGLLDSLVPRSELVIATKAGLRPSTSRRRDSSRLHLLRTLDASLARLGTDYVDLWQLHGYDPLTPLEETLATLDHAVSSGRVRYVGISNFSGWQTAKAATWQRAWPGRTPLVSAQVEYSLVERSAEREVVPACQDLGIGVLPWSPLGRGVLTGKYRHGTPADSRAASPQFDRFVERYLDDTSAGIVEAVATAADGLGVSPLAVSLAWVRDQPGVVAPIVGARTVGQLLGSLQAEALTLPPEIQYALDDVSSPALGGIGPG; encoded by the coding sequence ATGGAGCAGCGCGCGCTCGGCCGCACCGGCCTGCGGGTGTCCCGGGTCGGTCTGGGCACCATGACCTGGGGACGCGACACCGATCCGGACGACGCCGCCGCGCAGCTGAAGTCGTTCGTGGACGCCGGCGGCACGCTGCTCGACACCGCCGACGTGTACGCGGACGGCGACGCCGAGCAGATCGTCGGCGGCCTGCTGGACTCGCTGGTGCCGCGCTCCGAGCTGGTCATCGCCACCAAGGCCGGGCTGCGGCCGAGCACCAGCCGGCGCCGCGACTCCAGCCGGCTGCACCTGCTGCGCACCCTGGACGCGTCGCTGGCCCGGCTCGGCACCGACTACGTCGACCTGTGGCAGTTGCACGGCTACGATCCGCTCACCCCGCTGGAGGAGACGCTCGCGACGCTCGACCATGCCGTCTCCTCCGGCCGGGTGCGCTACGTGGGCATCTCCAACTTCTCCGGCTGGCAGACCGCGAAGGCGGCCACCTGGCAGCGGGCCTGGCCGGGCCGCACCCCGCTGGTGTCCGCACAGGTGGAGTACTCGCTGGTGGAGCGCAGCGCGGAACGCGAGGTGGTGCCGGCCTGCCAGGATCTCGGCATCGGCGTCCTGCCCTGGTCACCGCTCGGCCGTGGCGTGCTGACCGGCAAGTACCGGCACGGCACGCCAGCTGACTCGCGGGCCGCGTCGCCGCAGTTCGACCGGTTCGTGGAGCGCTACCTGGACGACACCTCGGCCGGCATCGTGGAGGCGGTCGCCACCGCCGCCGACGGCCTCGGCGTGTCGCCGCTGGCGGTGTCCCTCGCCTGGGTGCGGGACCAGCCCGGGGTGGTCGCGCCGATCGTCGGCGCCCGTACCGTCGGGCAGTTGCTGGGCTCGTTGCAGGCCGAGGCGCTCACCCTGCCGCCGGAGATCCAGTACGCGCTGGACGACGTCTCCTCCCCCGCCCTGGGCGGCATCGGACCGGGGTGA
- a CDS encoding DUF5703 family protein, with the protein MPSDYEYVPLRIPPDVDRLTAAVRLAIQAEFGGWELATVRLFRDGSRQVMLRRRRRQAEPPLPGLSY; encoded by the coding sequence GTGCCATCCGACTACGAGTACGTCCCGCTCCGGATCCCGCCGGACGTGGACCGCTTGACCGCCGCCGTCCGGCTCGCCATCCAGGCCGAGTTCGGCGGCTGGGAGCTGGCCACCGTTCGGCTGTTCCGCGACGGCAGTCGCCAGGTGATGCTGCGCCGCCGGCGCAGACAGGCCGAGCCCCCGTTGCCCGGCCTCTCCTACTGA
- a CDS encoding M20/M25/M40 family metallo-hydrolase — protein MTTTDPQPNPPAATDEVVRICQELLRIDSTNTGDNDTSVGERAAAEYVAAQLAEVGIDSFLTESAPGRASLMARIPGADPSRSPLLVHGHLDVVPADPAEWRVHPFSGEVRDGYVWGRGAVDMKDFDAMVLALVRQWRRTGWVPPRDIVLAFFADEEAGSTYGAHHVIEHHAELFEGVTEAIGEVGGYSVSVSDDLRLYLIQTAEKGLNWMRLTARGAPGHGSMVHHDNAVAALCRAVARISAHEFPVELTPTVRRFLDEVSEAYGVELDPAKPEQVIASLGPMARAIGATVRNTANPTMLSAGYKTNVVPGEARATVDGRALPGHEDGFLAEIQRLAGADVDISYEQHQPALETEFNGPLVDAMAESLRHFDAGARPVPYMMFGGTDGKALSRLGIRHFGFAPLRLPADLDFTGLFHGVDERVPVDALQFGVRVLDRFFAHC, from the coding sequence ATGACCACGACCGATCCCCAGCCGAACCCGCCCGCCGCCACCGACGAGGTGGTGCGGATCTGCCAGGAGTTGCTGCGCATCGACAGCACCAACACCGGCGACAACGACACCAGCGTCGGTGAGCGGGCCGCGGCCGAGTACGTCGCGGCGCAGCTGGCCGAGGTGGGCATCGACTCGTTCCTGACCGAGAGCGCCCCCGGCCGCGCGTCGCTGATGGCGCGCATCCCCGGCGCCGACCCGTCCCGCTCGCCGCTGCTGGTGCACGGCCACCTGGACGTGGTGCCGGCCGACCCGGCGGAGTGGCGGGTACACCCGTTCTCCGGTGAGGTGCGCGACGGGTACGTGTGGGGTCGCGGTGCGGTGGACATGAAGGACTTCGACGCGATGGTGCTGGCGCTGGTCCGGCAGTGGCGGCGGACCGGTTGGGTGCCGCCGCGCGACATCGTGCTGGCGTTCTTCGCCGACGAGGAGGCCGGCTCCACCTACGGCGCGCACCACGTCATCGAGCATCACGCCGAGCTGTTCGAGGGCGTCACCGAGGCGATCGGCGAGGTCGGCGGCTACTCCGTGTCGGTCTCCGACGACCTGCGGCTCTACCTGATCCAGACGGCCGAGAAGGGGCTGAACTGGATGCGGCTGACCGCCCGTGGCGCCCCCGGGCACGGCTCGATGGTGCACCACGACAACGCGGTCGCGGCACTGTGCCGGGCGGTGGCCCGGATCAGCGCGCACGAGTTCCCGGTGGAGCTGACCCCGACGGTGCGCCGGTTCCTCGACGAGGTCTCCGAGGCGTACGGGGTGGAGCTGGATCCGGCGAAGCCGGAGCAGGTGATCGCCAGCCTGGGGCCGATGGCGCGCGCGATCGGCGCCACCGTGCGCAACACGGCCAACCCGACGATGCTGTCCGCCGGGTACAAGACGAACGTGGTTCCCGGTGAGGCGCGCGCCACCGTCGACGGCCGGGCGCTGCCCGGTCACGAGGACGGCTTCCTCGCCGAGATCCAGCGGCTGGCCGGCGCCGACGTCGACATCAGCTACGAGCAGCACCAGCCGGCGCTGGAGACCGAGTTCAACGGGCCGCTGGTGGACGCGATGGCCGAGTCGCTGCGGCACTTCGACGCCGGCGCCCGGCCGGTGCCGTACATGATGTTCGGCGGTACCGACGGCAAGGCGTTGAGCCGGCTGGGCATCCGGCACTTCGGGTTCGCGCCGCTGCGGCTGCCGGCCGACCTGGACTTCACCGGCCTGTTCCACGGCGTGGACGAGCGGGTCCCGGTCGACGCCCTGCAGTTCGGCGTCCGGGTCCTGGACCGCTTCTTCGCCCACTGCTGA
- a CDS encoding SLC13 family permease, whose amino-acid sequence MLAWAAVAVFVGAYALIATEKINRVAAALGGACVMLLIGAATPATAFFAEDTGIDWNVLVLLVGMMLVVAVLKRTGAFEYLAIWAAKRARGRPFRVMVILVLVTAVASAVLDNVTTVLLVAPVTLLVCERLGVPFPPFLIAEAMASNIGGTATLVGDPPNIIVASRAGLSYNDFLVNLGPLVLILLVVFVLLCRVLFRGAFRYDAARAARIATLREREAIRDRRLLVIGLVVLVAITAAFVLHPVLHLQPSVVAIVGGLLLVAVSRLDVGEVVADVEWSTLAFFVGLFVMVGSLVHTGVMDTVSHAAIQATGDRLAVSTFVLAGGSAVLSAVVDNIPYVATMSPVVSDLVAAEHAGSGSHVLWWALTIGADLGGNATAVGASANVVVLGLAERSGQRISFWQFTRYGLIVAGVTVLISIGYLWLRYFAFG is encoded by the coding sequence GTGCTGGCGTGGGCCGCGGTGGCGGTGTTCGTCGGCGCGTACGCGCTGATCGCGACGGAGAAGATCAACCGGGTGGCGGCGGCGCTCGGCGGCGCCTGCGTGATGTTGCTGATCGGCGCGGCCACGCCGGCCACGGCGTTCTTCGCCGAGGACACCGGCATCGACTGGAACGTCCTGGTCCTGCTGGTCGGCATGATGCTCGTGGTCGCGGTGCTCAAGCGCACCGGCGCCTTCGAGTACCTGGCGATCTGGGCGGCGAAACGCGCCAGGGGCCGCCCCTTCCGCGTCATGGTGATCCTGGTGCTGGTCACCGCGGTGGCCTCGGCAGTGCTCGACAACGTCACGACGGTGCTGCTGGTCGCGCCCGTCACGCTGCTGGTGTGCGAGCGGCTCGGGGTGCCGTTCCCGCCGTTCCTGATCGCCGAGGCGATGGCGTCCAACATCGGCGGTACCGCCACGCTGGTCGGTGACCCGCCGAACATCATCGTCGCCAGCCGCGCCGGCCTGAGCTACAACGACTTCCTGGTCAACCTCGGCCCGCTGGTGCTGATCCTGCTGGTGGTGTTCGTGTTGCTGTGCCGGGTGCTGTTCCGCGGCGCCTTCCGGTACGACGCGGCGCGGGCGGCCCGCATCGCGACGCTGCGGGAGCGGGAGGCGATCCGGGACCGCCGGCTGCTGGTCATCGGGCTCGTGGTGCTGGTCGCGATCACGGCGGCGTTCGTGTTGCACCCGGTGCTGCATCTGCAGCCCTCCGTGGTGGCGATCGTCGGCGGGCTGCTGCTCGTCGCGGTGTCCCGGCTGGACGTCGGCGAAGTGGTGGCCGACGTGGAGTGGTCGACGCTGGCGTTCTTCGTCGGGCTGTTCGTGATGGTCGGTTCGCTGGTGCACACCGGTGTGATGGACACCGTGTCGCACGCCGCGATCCAGGCGACCGGCGACCGGCTCGCGGTGTCCACGTTCGTGCTCGCCGGCGGCTCGGCGGTGCTGTCCGCCGTGGTCGACAACATCCCGTACGTGGCGACGATGTCGCCGGTGGTGTCCGACCTGGTGGCGGCCGAACACGCCGGCTCGGGCAGCCACGTGCTCTGGTGGGCGCTGACCATCGGCGCCGATCTGGGCGGCAACGCCACCGCGGTCGGCGCGTCGGCCAACGTGGTCGTGCTCGGCCTGGCCGAGCGGTCCGGCCAGCGGATCAGCTTCTGGCAGTTCACTCGGTACGGGCTGATCGTGGCCGGCGTCACGGTGCTGATCTCCATCGGGTACCTGTGGCTGCGGTACTTCGCGTTCGGCTGA
- a CDS encoding CBS domain-containing protein has product MHASELAAPFPTVRMDTPALDAARLLAGRDLPGLLVLDDDGRPAVILPGTEVLSLAIPAYCQDDPALARAVDEAAADVFLRGVADRTVAECLPEKHRPVPTVPPDATVLEVASVMAGTRIPLVAVSDHGRPYQGVVTLDALLDRLLGT; this is encoded by the coding sequence ATGCACGCCAGTGAACTCGCCGCACCGTTCCCCACCGTCCGGATGGACACCCCGGCGCTGGACGCCGCCCGGCTGCTGGCCGGTCGTGACCTGCCCGGCCTGCTGGTGCTCGACGACGATGGCCGGCCGGCGGTGATCCTGCCCGGCACCGAGGTGCTCTCGCTCGCGATCCCGGCGTACTGCCAGGACGACCCGGCGCTGGCCCGCGCCGTCGACGAGGCGGCGGCGGACGTGTTCCTGCGCGGCGTCGCCGACCGCACCGTCGCCGAATGCCTGCCCGAGAAGCACCGCCCGGTGCCAACCGTGCCGCCGGACGCCACGGTGTTGGAGGTGGCGTCGGTGATGGCCGGTACCCGCATCCCGCTGGTCGCCGTCTCCGACCACGGCCGGCCGTACCAGGGTGTCGTCACCCTCGACGCGCTGCTCGACCGCCTGCTGGGGACCTGA
- a CDS encoding FAD-dependent oxidoreductase: protein MIDRRQAKPVLLTVDDDPGVSRAVARDLRRRYGEDFRIVRADSGRDALDALKELKLRGEPVAAMLADYRMPEMTGIDFLEQAMDLFPRARRALLTAYADTDAAIQAINVVDVDHYLLKPWDPPEEKLYPVVDALIEMWRATGEAPVDEVKVVGHRWSAPSFAAREFLARNTVPYRWFSVDEPEGQRLLSAAGATADDIPVVITPDGGVLRSPDEVQLAGAVGLSTAPSADFYDLVVIGAGPAGLGAAVYGASEGLRTVLVEREATGGQAGQSSRIENYLGFPDGVSGSQLTDRARRQAVKFGTEVLAARDVVALEARGSARVVRFGDGTEVAAHAVILATGVAYRTLDAVGSDRLTGRGVYYGSANTEAPSCSGQSVYVVGGANSAGQAAVFFSRHARSVTILVRGESLKRSMSHYLIEQIEAIDSITVRPHTVVEEVLGDDHLVGLRLRDRLTDAVDEVASSHLFVFIGARPHTDWLDGVVERDPLGFVRTGPDLLVSGQRPAGWTLDRDPYYLESSQPGVFVAGDVRSASVKRVAAAVGEGAMAVTLVHRYLEDQ, encoded by the coding sequence ATGATCGACCGGCGCCAGGCGAAACCGGTGCTGCTCACCGTGGACGACGACCCGGGCGTGTCCCGGGCTGTCGCGCGCGACCTGCGGCGGCGGTACGGCGAGGACTTCCGGATCGTCCGGGCCGATTCCGGTCGGGACGCCCTCGACGCCCTCAAGGAGCTCAAACTGCGCGGCGAGCCGGTCGCCGCGATGCTCGCCGACTACCGGATGCCGGAAATGACCGGCATCGACTTCCTGGAGCAGGCCATGGACCTGTTCCCCCGCGCGCGCCGGGCGCTGCTCACCGCGTACGCGGACACCGACGCGGCGATCCAGGCGATCAACGTGGTCGACGTCGACCACTACCTGCTCAAGCCGTGGGATCCACCGGAGGAGAAGCTGTACCCGGTGGTCGACGCGCTGATCGAGATGTGGCGCGCCACCGGCGAGGCCCCGGTCGACGAGGTGAAGGTCGTCGGGCACCGATGGTCGGCGCCGTCGTTCGCGGCCCGCGAGTTCCTCGCCCGCAACACCGTGCCGTACCGGTGGTTCAGCGTCGACGAGCCGGAGGGGCAGCGACTGCTGTCCGCGGCCGGGGCCACCGCCGACGACATCCCGGTGGTGATCACCCCGGACGGCGGTGTGCTGCGCTCCCCCGACGAGGTCCAACTCGCCGGCGCGGTCGGGCTGTCCACCGCACCGTCCGCCGACTTCTACGACCTGGTCGTCATCGGCGCCGGTCCCGCCGGGCTCGGCGCGGCGGTCTACGGCGCCTCCGAGGGGCTGCGCACCGTCCTGGTCGAGCGGGAGGCGACCGGCGGCCAGGCCGGGCAGAGCTCCCGGATCGAGAACTATCTCGGCTTCCCGGACGGCGTCTCCGGCTCGCAGCTGACCGACCGGGCCCGCCGGCAGGCGGTCAAGTTCGGTACCGAGGTGCTGGCCGCCCGGGACGTGGTGGCGCTGGAGGCCCGCGGCTCGGCCCGGGTGGTGCGGTTCGGCGACGGTACCGAGGTCGCCGCGCATGCGGTGATCCTCGCCACCGGCGTGGCGTACCGGACGCTCGATGCCGTCGGATCGGACCGGCTGACCGGTCGCGGCGTCTACTACGGCTCGGCGAACACCGAGGCGCCGTCCTGCAGCGGGCAGTCGGTGTACGTGGTGGGCGGCGCCAACTCCGCCGGCCAGGCCGCCGTGTTCTTCTCCCGGCACGCCCGGTCGGTGACGATCCTGGTGCGCGGCGAATCGCTGAAGCGGTCCATGTCGCACTACCTGATCGAGCAGATCGAGGCGATCGACTCCATCACGGTGCGTCCGCACACCGTGGTCGAGGAGGTGCTCGGCGACGATCACCTGGTCGGGCTGCGGCTGCGCGACCGGCTCACCGACGCCGTCGACGAGGTCGCGTCCAGCCACCTGTTCGTGTTCATCGGCGCCCGGCCGCACACCGACTGGCTCGACGGCGTCGTCGAACGCGACCCGCTCGGGTTCGTGCGTACCGGGCCGGACCTGCTGGTCAGCGGGCAGCGCCCGGCGGGCTGGACGCTCGACCGCGACCCCTACTACCTGGAGTCGAGCCAGCCGGGGGTGTTCGTCGCCGGCGACGTCCGGTCCGCGTCGGTGAAGCGGGTCGCCGCCGCCGTCGGCGAGGGCGCGATGGCCGTCACCCTGGTGCACCGGTACCTGGAAGACCAGTGA
- a CDS encoding ATP-binding protein: MSVERSQLDGMALFEHLTDEQAEWIAEHADEVSVAAGEMLLREGEPARCFYVLRSGTLSLFRTVRGDEVELNRTDHVGAYCGAVRFYFGDQIEQSYDSSVRAVTDCVFYALPADEFNAAFGRWFPMAVHLLQGMFAGKRSTETLVTQRERLLALGKLTAGLTHELNNPAAAAVRATDALRERVAGMRHKLSLLAAGDLHVQQLKHLTGVQEEFVARVAKAPALTALETSDREDAITDWLDDHDVARGWEMAPVLTAAGITVDDLDLLAASTEPEFLEPALKWLGYSVETETLMNEIQQAVGRISALVGSAKQYSQLDRAPHRVVDLTEGLDSTLVMMAVKLGENVKVVKEYDPALPPVPAYAAELNQVWTNIIDNAVDAMDGTGTLTIRTRREGDRAVVEIGDTGPGIPAALQQQIFEPFFTTKPIGQGTGLGLDVSWRIVVKRHGGDLRVTSHPGDTRFQIILPLSAPTG; this comes from the coding sequence ATGAGTGTCGAACGGTCGCAGCTGGACGGAATGGCACTGTTCGAGCACCTCACCGACGAGCAGGCGGAGTGGATCGCCGAACACGCCGACGAGGTGTCGGTGGCCGCCGGCGAGATGCTGCTGCGGGAGGGCGAGCCGGCCCGCTGCTTCTACGTGCTGCGCTCCGGGACCCTGTCGCTGTTTCGCACCGTGCGCGGCGACGAGGTGGAGCTCAACCGCACCGACCACGTCGGGGCGTACTGCGGGGCGGTGCGGTTCTACTTCGGCGACCAGATCGAGCAGTCCTACGACTCCAGCGTGCGCGCGGTGACCGACTGCGTGTTCTACGCGCTGCCGGCGGACGAGTTCAACGCGGCGTTCGGCCGGTGGTTCCCGATGGCGGTGCACCTGCTGCAGGGCATGTTCGCCGGCAAGCGCAGCACCGAGACGCTGGTGACCCAGCGGGAACGGCTGCTGGCGCTGGGCAAGCTGACCGCCGGGCTCACGCACGAGCTGAACAACCCGGCCGCCGCCGCGGTACGGGCCACCGACGCGCTGCGCGAGCGGGTCGCCGGGATGCGGCACAAGCTGTCCCTGCTGGCGGCCGGCGACCTGCACGTCCAGCAGCTCAAGCACCTCACCGGGGTGCAGGAGGAGTTCGTCGCCCGGGTCGCGAAGGCGCCGGCGCTGACCGCCCTGGAGACCAGCGACCGCGAGGACGCCATCACCGACTGGCTGGACGACCACGACGTCGCCCGCGGCTGGGAGATGGCACCGGTGCTGACCGCGGCCGGGATCACCGTGGACGACCTGGACCTGCTGGCGGCCAGCACCGAGCCGGAGTTCCTGGAGCCGGCGCTGAAGTGGCTGGGCTACTCGGTGGAGACCGAGACCCTGATGAACGAGATCCAGCAGGCGGTGGGACGCATCTCGGCGCTGGTCGGCTCCGCGAAGCAGTACTCCCAGCTCGACCGGGCGCCGCACCGGGTGGTCGACCTGACCGAGGGGCTCGACTCGACGCTGGTGATGATGGCGGTCAAGCTCGGCGAGAACGTCAAGGTCGTCAAGGAGTACGACCCGGCGCTGCCGCCGGTGCCGGCCTACGCGGCGGAACTCAACCAGGTGTGGACCAACATCATCGACAACGCGGTCGACGCGATGGACGGCACCGGCACCCTGACCATCCGTACTCGCCGGGAAGGTGACCGCGCCGTCGTCGAGATCGGCGACACCGGGCCGGGCATCCCGGCGGCGCTGCAGCAGCAGATCTTCGAACCGTTCTTCACCACCAAGCCGATCGGCCAGGGCACCGGGCTCGGGCTGGACGTCAGCTGGCGGATCGTGGTCAAGCGGCACGGCGGCGACCTGCGCGTCACCTCACATCCCGGCGACACCCGGTTCCAGATCATCCTCCCGCTGTCCGCACCGACCGGCTAG
- a CDS encoding NmrA family NAD(P)-binding protein, giving the protein MNRPRPALVLHSNPPNPRADSARPGRAMRHATVPGELHSRRSHRLPAPRVAVGTVRRGSAVTAVAFFGATGYAGGHLTKELLAPGHHVVAVARDVSGIELRPALAGPGRRGRLAVRRGVPGPDRRRRRRAGDRRARQQ; this is encoded by the coding sequence ATGAACCGCCCGCGGCCTGCGCTGGTCCTGCACTCGAACCCGCCGAACCCCCGGGCCGACAGCGCACGACCGGGTCGAGCGATGCGGCACGCGACCGTTCCGGGCGAGCTGCACTCACGTCGGTCCCACCGATTGCCGGCGCCGCGGGTGGCCGTCGGCACCGTCCGCAGGGGGAGCGCCGTGACAGCTGTCGCCTTCTTCGGTGCCACCGGGTATGCCGGTGGCCACCTGACCAAGGAACTGCTCGCTCCTGGGCACCACGTCGTCGCGGTGGCCCGGGACGTCTCCGGGATCGAGCTGCGGCCGGCCCTGGCCGGCCCTGGCCGCCGAGGCCGGCTCGCTGTACGACGAGGCGTTCCTGGGCCGGATCGCCGGAGACGCCGACGTGCTGGCGATCGCCGTGCACGGCAACAGTGA
- the thiM gene encoding hydroxyethylthiazole kinase → MSRTPVSLLAAGRAALAAVRSSTPLVQCITNSVAVNTTANALLALGAAPAMVDLPEEAGGFAAAASGLLVNLGTPGAEHRAAMRAAVAGATAAGTPWVLDPVAVGSLPVRTELAAVLSDAGPDVVRGNASEVLAVAGAGAGGRGVDATDDAEAAADVAAELAVRTGAVVAVSGPVDVITDGRDTVRVRNGHVHLTRMTGGGCALGAVIAAFAATGPDRLASTVAAVLTYTVAAELAAERAAGPGSFAPAFLDALSVVDGAVLDARASLA, encoded by the coding sequence ATGTCGCGCACGCCTGTCTCCCTGCTCGCCGCCGGTCGCGCTGCGCTGGCGGCCGTCCGTTCCTCGACCCCGTTGGTGCAGTGCATCACCAACTCCGTCGCCGTCAACACCACCGCGAACGCGCTGCTCGCCCTCGGCGCCGCACCGGCGATGGTCGACCTCCCCGAGGAGGCCGGCGGGTTCGCCGCCGCCGCCTCGGGCCTGCTGGTCAACCTCGGCACGCCCGGGGCCGAGCACCGGGCCGCGATGCGCGCCGCGGTGGCCGGGGCCACGGCCGCCGGCACCCCGTGGGTACTGGATCCGGTCGCGGTCGGTTCCCTGCCGGTACGCACCGAGCTCGCCGCCGTGCTGTCCGACGCCGGCCCGGACGTGGTGCGCGGCAACGCATCGGAGGTTCTCGCGGTGGCCGGAGCCGGCGCCGGTGGACGCGGCGTCGACGCCACCGACGACGCGGAGGCGGCGGCCGACGTCGCGGCGGAGCTGGCCGTCCGGACCGGCGCGGTGGTCGCCGTGTCCGGCCCGGTCGACGTGATCACCGACGGCCGGGACACCGTTCGGGTACGCAACGGGCACGTGCACCTGACCCGGATGACCGGCGGCGGCTGCGCCCTTGGCGCGGTCATCGCCGCCTTCGCCGCGACCGGCCCGGACCGGCTGGCGAGCACCGTCGCCGCGGTACTGACCTACACGGTGGCCGCCGAACTCGCTGCCGAGCGCGCGGCGGGGCCGGGCAGCTTCGCCCCCGCTTTCCTGGACGCCCTGTCCGTCGTGGATGGTGCCGTGCTCGATGCCCGGGCGAGCCTGGCATGA